The DNA region GGCGGACGGGTCGAGCTGGGCGTTCCGCGGAGCGTGCCGGTCGAGCGCCTCGAGGAACGAGCGCGACCAGCGAGCCACGTCGTTGTCGCGGACCCGCTTCCGGAGCGCACGCATGCGTGTCGAGCGCTCGCGGCGCGGCATCTCGATCGCGCGCTCGATGCTGTCCTTCAGCGCGCCGATGTCGTGCGGGTTGACGATGACGGCCTGCTTCAGTTCGTCGGCGGCACCGGCGAACTCGGACAGGATGAGCACCCCGTCGCTGTCGAAGCGGGCCGCGACGTACTCCTTCGCGACGAGGTTCATGCCGTCCCGCAGCGCGGTGACGAGCATGATGTCGGCGGCCAGGTAGAGCGCCACCATCTCCTCGCGCGGGTAGCCGTGGTGCAGGTACGAGATCGGCTGGTGGCCGATGACCCCGAGGTCGCCGTTGATGCGGCCGACGCTCAGCTCGATCTCGTCGCGGAGGGTGGCGTAGGTGTCGACGCGCTCGCGACTCGGGCTCGCGACCTGGATGAGGGCGGCGTCCTCGACCTTGATGCGGCCGTCCTCGACGAGCTCACCGAAGGCCTTGATGCGGTGCCGGATGCCCTTGGTGTAGTCGAGGCGGTCGACCCCGAGCAGCACCGTCTTCGGGTTGCCGAGGCTCTCGCGGATCTCGCGGGCACGCTCCTGCACCTCGGGACGGCGCGCGATGTCCTCGAAGGCCTCGGCGTCGATCGAGATCGGGAAGTGCCGGGCCTCGACGTGTCGGACCGTGATCCCCTTGCGGCTGCGCGGTGCGTCCGGGTCGTCCACGGGGACGTCGATCGTCTGGCCCTTCGTCGTGTAGCCCTTGATGTGACGGACCGCTCGGAGGAAATCGCTCGCGTCGTCGTGGCGCTGGAAGCCGATGACGTCGGCGCCGAGCAGGCCGTCCAGGATCTGCGCGCGCCAGGGCAGCTGGGCGTAGATGCCGACCGGCGGGAACGGGATGTGGTTGAAGAAGCCGATCGTCAGGTCGGGACGCTTGGCCCGGAGCAGTGCCGGCACGAGCTGCAGCTGGTAGTCCTGCACCCAGACGATGCCGTCCTGCTCGGTGATCTCGGCGATCTGGGCCGCGAAGCGCTCGTTGACGCGCTTGTAGGCGTTCCACCAGTCGCGGTGGTAGCTCGGGTGCTCGATGACGTCGTGGTACAGCGGCCAGAGGGTGTCGTTGCTGAAGCCCTCGTAGTACTCCTCGACGTCGTCGTCGGACAACGGGACCGGCACGATGTGGATGCCCTCGTTGTCGAACGGCTCGACCTCGACCTCGGGCTGGCCGACCCAGCCGACCCATGCCCCGTCGTTCGCGCGCATCACGGGCTCGAGGGCGGTGACGAGGCCACCGGGCGAGTGCCGCCACCCCTCGTTGCCGTCCTGGTCGACGACCCGGTCCACCGGCAGGCGGTTCGAGGCGACGACGAAGGCGTACTTGGTGGAGGAACGAGAAGGCGCAGACACGGTGGGAACTTACCAGCGCCCGGACAGCGCATTCACGGCGGATCGGCGGGTTCCGGTACGCTTCAGGTGCGTGTCGGGGGGACACGGGTGCTGGCGTGCGGCATCGGCCTCCCGGTCGGAGAGGACCCACCAGCCATGAGCGAGAACCCGCCGAACCCGCCCGTCCCGCCCGTTCCGCCGGGGCAGCCCGGTCCGCAGTCGTCGGATGCGTTCGGTCGCCTGCTGCGGTCCGTGTCCGGCCGTGACTGGCTGGCCGCCGTGCTCGCCGCCGTCGGCGGCTGGGTCGCCGCCTACGTGGTCGCTGCGATCTCGCTGCTCCTCACCGTCGCCGTGCTGGCAGCGGGCGGATCAGGATCCGGTTCCGTCGGGTCGGGGTCGACCGGCACCGGGACCGACCTCGGCGCCGGGAGCACCCCCGACGTCCAGTCGCTGCTGTCCGGGGTCAGCGTCCTGCTCGGCACCCCCGCCCAGCTCGTCGCCCTCGCCGACCTCGGTCGCCTGCACCTGTCCGGCTCGATCGGCTTCCTCGGGTCGGGGTCGGGCGCGCTCGCGGTCGTCCCGGCGCTCGTGCTCGCCGCGCAGGTCGTGCTGGCCGTCGTCCTCACCCGTCGCATCCGCACCCGCGGGCTCGGGCGCACCGCGATCCTGCTGACCGCCGTCCTGTCCGGGCTGGTGACCACGGTGCTGACCAACGCCGCCGCGGGCATCCTCGCCATCCGGTTCCCCGCCGTCTCCGGCGCGTCCATCGACCCCGTGCACGCGGTCGGCCTCGGCAGCATCCTCGGCGCCTTCGTGATCGGCGCACTCGCCGCAGTGCTCGCACGCCCGTCGGCCCTCCTCGGCCGGAACGTGTTCGCCGGTCGCGTCCTCGGCACACTGCGCGTCGCGGCGTCGCAGCTCACGGTGCTCGTCGTGCTGGTGACGGTCGTCGTCATCGTCGTCGCCCTGGTCGCACAGCCCTCGTGGGGCGCAGCACTGCCGGTGCTCGTCGGCAACGTCGCGGTCGGCCTCACCGCCCTCGGGTTCCTCGGCGGCGTCGGGCTGTCCGGCTTCGGCTCGGCGGGCAGCACGGCGTCGGTCTTCGGCGGCGCCGGCGGCTGGACCTGGCTCGTCGTCCTGCTCGTCGTCGCGACCTCGGTCGTCGCGGGCCTCGCACTCGCCGTCCGCCGCAACGACCGGTTCCGCACCACGCTGGACTGGGTCGTGACCCCGGTCGTCTGGTTCGCCCTCGGACTCCTGCTCTTCGTGCTCGGCACCGGGCTGGTGTCCTACCAGGCGACGGGCATCAGCGCCGTCAGCGGGACCGGTTCGATCGGGATCGCACCGTGGACGCCGCTCGTGTTCGCGCTGTGGGGCGGCGCGATCGAGGCCGTGGCACGGTACCTCGCGCCCGTGCTGCTCCCCCGCCTCGGCGGTGGCGTGGTGCTGCGGACCTCGCGCCTCGTCGGAGCGGACCCGCGCCCGGCGGCCGCGCCGTCGTTCCCGGCAGCGACTCCGGCGTTCCCGTCTGCCGGCCCGGCGTTCCCGTCGGCGGCACCCGCGAGCGACCCGGCAGCAGCAGCGTGGGCAGCGACGCCCGGCGTCGGCCACCCCGGTCAGCCGGAACAGCCCTTCGTCGGCGGCGGCGCTCCCACGCCCGCTCCGATGTCGCCGCGCGCCAAGAAGGTCCTGGTCCGCTCGCTCATCGCCGGCGGCGCCGTGGTCGTCGTCGTCATCGCGGGAGCCGTCACCACCGGTGTGCTCCGCGCCAACGTGTGGGGCCCGGCGCCGACCGTGAAGTCCTACGTGCAGGCCATCGCGAGCGGTGACGCCGACACCGCCGCCCGACTCAGCGAGGTGCCGTCCGACGCCGCCATGCTCGACACCGCGGTGCTGAAGAGCGCGAAGGACCGCCCGTCGGACATCCGCGTCGGCCGCGTCTCGACGAGCGGAGACAGCGCCCTCGCCACCGTCAGCTACACCCAGGACGGCAAGAACCGCTCCGGCCAGGTCAGCCTCCGACGCACCGGCACCTCGTTCCTGGTGAAGGACGAGTGGCGCGTCACCGAGCCGCTCGCCCAGACCGTCACGCTGACCGCGTCCGAGGTGCTCGAGGGCGCCCCGGTCACGGTCGGCGGCAAGGAGATCGGCGAGATCAGCGACGGCCGGTTCACCTCGCTCGCCTACCCCGGCACGTACGAGGTCGAGGTCGGCGGGACGAAGTACTTCACCGGCGGCACCGAGCAGGTGTCGGTCGGCGCGACGTCGTCCGGGTACGTCGACTTCACCCCCACCGCCACGAAGGCGCTGCAGCAGGACGCCGAGCAGTACGTGACCGACCTGATCGACGACTGCGCCACGAAGACCGACCTCAGCGCGCTGAGCGGGTGCCCCTGGTACGGCCCGTACGACGCCGACGGTGCCGTGCGCTACGACGTCACGACGATGCCCGAGGTCGAGGTCGAGGCCTCCGGTTCGGGCACGGTCATGGTGCAGAGCACGAAGGACGGTGTCGTCGAGTACGACTACACCTCGTACTTCGGGGACAAGGAGCACGGCGAGGACAGCTTCGATGTGTACCAGTACCTGAAGGTCGAGGACGGGAAGCTCGTCTCCGCGTACTGACGCACCACCGCGCGCGACGACGGCCGGCCTGGGATCCCCGGGCCGGCCGTCTCACTAGGCTGACGCGCATGGTCAGGACACGGGCGTGGCGGAACGGCGACGCGACGGAACGGGACTTCCCGGTCGACCGGATCTCGGACGTCGTCGCCGACTCGGGCATCGTCTGGGTCGACTACACCGACCCCACGCACGCCGACCTCGAGCAGGTCGAAGCGGAACTCGGCATCCACGCCCTCGCAGTCGAGGACGCCGTCGAGCACGGGCAGCGCCCGAAGCTCGACCGCTACCGGGACAGCCTGTTCCTGGTCGTCTACGACGTCGACGGGCTCGGAGACGACGGCGGACTCGTCACGCACGAGGTCAAGGCCTTCGTCACCGAGCACGCCCTCGTCACCATCCACGGCGCCGACGTCGACACCTCGGCGATGGAGCACCGGCTCACCGCGAACGCCGACATCGCCGGTCACGGGGTCCCGTGGCTCATGTGGGCGCTGCTCGACGCCGTCGTCGACCACGCGACCGACACCGTCGAGGACATCGAGCGACGGATCGACGACCTCGAGGACGACCTGTTCGAGCGGAGCAACGCCCGCGAGCAGCAGATCCAGCGGCGGTCCTTCCGCCTGCGCAAGGCGCTCGGCGTGCTGCGTCGCCTGGTCGTCCCGACCCGCGACAGCGTCGCCTCGCTGCTGCACGGCGACGCGGAGACGATCTCGGACGGCATCCGACCGTACTTCCGCGACGTCGAGGACCACCTGGTGTCGATCTCGGACTCCGTCGAGCAGCTGCGCGACGCGGTCTCCAGCGTCTTGGACACGAACCTCAACCTGGCGTCGAACCGGCAGAACACGGTGATGAAGAAGGTGACGAGCTGGGCCGCGATCATCGCCGTGCCCACCGCGATCACGGGCGCGTTCGGCATGAACGTCGCGTTCCCCGGCGAAGGGCACTGGTCCGGTCTGTCCCTGGCCATCGGTCTCGCCGTGGTCTCGTCGCTGCTGCTCTACGCCTCGTTCAAGCGTCGCGACTGGCTCTGACCGCGGCGGTGCCCACGCGCTCAGATCGCGAGCGCGAGCACCCCGGCGACCACGGTGAGCGGAGCCGCGATGCACCCGAGCAGCATGTACCTGCCCCACGACAGGTGCACGCCCTCGGCCGACAGCCGTGCGTGCCACAGCAGGGTGGCGAGCGAGGCCCACGGCGTCACCAGGCACCCGGCGTTCACGCCGATGAGGAGCGCCGCGTACCGCACGGCCTCGTGACCGGCAGCGGGCTCGAGCACCAGGTACGCGGGCAGGTTGTCGATCGCGTTCGCCGCCACCGCTCCCCCGGCGCCGAGCAGCAGGAGCGGTCCGGTCCCGGTGCCGTCGCCGAGCGCCCGCACGATCGGGTCGGTGAGCCCGGTGCTGTGCAGGGTCTCGACCACGACGAAGAGCCCGGCGGCGAACAGCAGCGTCGACCACGGCACCCGCGACGGCCGGAGCTCGGCGGGCGACCGGAACGCCGCGACGACGACGAGCACGAGGGCACCGGCGACGGCGGCGATCCAGACCGTCACCCCGGCGGTCAGCGCCACCACGAGCGCGACGAGCACAGCCGACGCCGCCCAGAACGACACCGGGTCGGACGGACGCCGCACCGACACCGGCGTGTAGCGCCCGAAGAGCTTGCCGCGGAACACCACGAGCAGGACGGCGCACGGCACGACGACCCCGGCGACGGCCGGCCACGCCATCAGCCCGGCGAAGGGCAGCGGTCCGCCGAGGCCCATCCGGTCGACGGCGAGCAGGTTCGTCAGGTTCGACACCGGCAGCAGCAGGGACGCGGTGTTCGCGAGCCAGACGGTGGTGAGCGCGAACGGCATCGGCGGCAGCCCGACCCGGCGCGCCAGTGAGATCACGATCGGGGTGAGCAGCACCGCGGTCGTGTCGATCGACAGGAACACGGTGCAGAGCACGGCGAGGACGACGACCGCACCCCAGAGCCCGATCGTGCGTCCTCCGCCGACACGTGCCGCGACGTCGGCGAGTCGGTCGAACACCCCGGCGTCCGCAGCGAGCTCGGCGACGATCGTCAGCCCGAGGACGAACCCGAGGACGGGCAGGACCCGCTCGGCCAGGACCCCGAGGTCGTCGAGCGGCAGCAGGCCGAGCGCGACGCACACCGCGCCGATGACGAGCAGCACTGCTCCGATGACGGCCTGACGCACGGGCGCTCCTCCACGAGTGCGCCGGGCAGGGTGTCCGGCGGCGCTCCAATGTACTGACCGGTAGCGTTGGCAGCACGACGACAGGAGGCCTCTGTGCGCAAGTTCATGTTCAACGGTGCGGTGTGGAGTTCGCTCATCAGCGGCTACAGCGTGCTCCAGACCACCCGCCAGGGACCCCGCGACTGGCGGCTCGCCCTGACGTGGGTCGCGTGGATCGCGACCACGATCGTGGCGATCGGCACGGTGGTCGAGGACGACCGCGCCGTCAAGGCGCGCCAGCCGTAGGTCGCGATCGCGACCACACGACGGACGGGAGGCCCGGTGCCAGCTGGCACCGGGCCTCCCGTCCGTCTCGTGTCCGGTGCGGAGCCCGTCAGCGCTGTGACGGCGGGATGTCGGACGTCTGGATCGGGCCGGTGAAGAGCGCCGCGCGGTCCTCCTGCCCCGGCGCGAACAGCGCCGAGTCGGCGGCGGTCGACGCCGTGCGCCGCCGCGGTGCCGTCTCGTCGACCATGAGCACGCGCTGGACCGGCAGGGCGTCGGGGTGGGTGCGCTGGATCCACTCGACGAGTTCCTCGCGGATGTAACAGCGCAGGTCGAACAGCGACGGCGCGTCGTGCGACGTCGCGAGGACCCGCACCCGCACGTACCCCTGCACGGCGTCGGTCACCTGCAGCACCTTGACGCGGCGGTCCCACAGCTCGGTGCGGTCGAGGATCCGGTCGAGCTCCTCGCGCATCTCCCCGGGGCGGACCCGCCAGTCCAGGTCCATCTCGACGGCACCGAGCAGTTCGCTGTTCGTGCGCGTCCAGTTCTCGAACGGGGTGCTCGTGAAGTACGTCGACGGCAGCACGAAGCGCCGGTCGTCCCACAGGTGCACGACCACGTAGGTCAGGGTGATCTCCTCGATCCGCCCCCACTGCTGCTCGACCACGACGACGTCGTCGACGCGGATCGACCCGGAGAACGCGAGCTGCATGCCGGCGAAGACGTTGCCGAGGGTCGACTGCGCCGCCAGACCCGCGACGACCGAGATGAGGCCGGCGCTCGCGAGGACGCTCGCGCCCGCGGCCTCGACCCCGTCGAAGGTGAGCAGGATCGCGCCGACGGCGATGATGACGAGCACGGCGACGGTCAGCCGCCGGATGATGAGGACCTGCGTGCGGATGCGGCGGGCCTGGCGGTTGTCGGGGACGTCGATGCGGAACCGGTGCAGGCCGAGGTCCTCGAGGAAGATCGCGATCTGGCACGCCAGCCAGCAGCCCACCGCGATCGTGACGATGAGGAACCCGTGCACGACCTCGTCGCGCCACGGGTACGCGTCGGCGTCGCGCGGGACGCTCGAGGTGAACGCGATCCAGAGCAGGACCACGAGCAGGGTGGTGCGGAACGGGTGCTTCGCCCGGCGCGAGAGCACGCCGGCCCACCGTTCCCGTCGCGC from Curtobacterium sp. MCJR17_020 includes:
- a CDS encoding SLC13 family permease, yielding MRQAVIGAVLLVIGAVCVALGLLPLDDLGVLAERVLPVLGFVLGLTIVAELAADAGVFDRLADVAARVGGGRTIGLWGAVVVLAVLCTVFLSIDTTAVLLTPIVISLARRVGLPPMPFALTTVWLANTASLLLPVSNLTNLLAVDRMGLGGPLPFAGLMAWPAVAGVVVPCAVLLVVFRGKLFGRYTPVSVRRPSDPVSFWAASAVLVALVVALTAGVTVWIAAVAGALVLVVVAAFRSPAELRPSRVPWSTLLFAAGLFVVVETLHSTGLTDPIVRALGDGTGTGPLLLLGAGGAVAANAIDNLPAYLVLEPAAGHEAVRYAALLIGVNAGCLVTPWASLATLLWHARLSAEGVHLSWGRYMLLGCIAAPLTVVAGVLALAI
- a CDS encoding magnesium transporter CorA family protein, whose translation is MVRTRAWRNGDATERDFPVDRISDVVADSGIVWVDYTDPTHADLEQVEAELGIHALAVEDAVEHGQRPKLDRYRDSLFLVVYDVDGLGDDGGLVTHEVKAFVTEHALVTIHGADVDTSAMEHRLTANADIAGHGVPWLMWALLDAVVDHATDTVEDIERRIDDLEDDLFERSNAREQQIQRRSFRLRKALGVLRRLVVPTRDSVASLLHGDAETISDGIRPYFRDVEDHLVSISDSVEQLRDAVSSVLDTNLNLASNRQNTVMKKVTSWAAIIAVPTAITGAFGMNVAFPGEGHWSGLSLAIGLAVVSSLLLYASFKRRDWL
- a CDS encoding mechanosensitive ion channel domain-containing protein, producing the protein MDILLRLLVAIGFALLITAVAAVVLHLVLRTVARRERWAGVLSRRAKHPFRTTLLVVLLWIAFTSSVPRDADAYPWRDEVVHGFLIVTIAVGCWLACQIAIFLEDLGLHRFRIDVPDNRQARRIRTQVLIIRRLTVAVLVIIAVGAILLTFDGVEAAGASVLASAGLISVVAGLAAQSTLGNVFAGMQLAFSGSIRVDDVVVVEQQWGRIEEITLTYVVVHLWDDRRFVLPSTYFTSTPFENWTRTNSELLGAVEMDLDWRVRPGEMREELDRILDRTELWDRRVKVLQVTDAVQGYVRVRVLATSHDAPSLFDLRCYIREELVEWIQRTHPDALPVQRVLMVDETAPRRRTASTAADSALFAPGQEDRAALFTGPIQTSDIPPSQR
- the otsA gene encoding alpha,alpha-trehalose-phosphate synthase (UDP-forming), which produces MSAPSRSSTKYAFVVASNRLPVDRVVDQDGNEGWRHSPGGLVTALEPVMRANDGAWVGWVGQPEVEVEPFDNEGIHIVPVPLSDDDVEEYYEGFSNDTLWPLYHDVIEHPSYHRDWWNAYKRVNERFAAQIAEITEQDGIVWVQDYQLQLVPALLRAKRPDLTIGFFNHIPFPPVGIYAQLPWRAQILDGLLGADVIGFQRHDDASDFLRAVRHIKGYTTKGQTIDVPVDDPDAPRSRKGITVRHVEARHFPISIDAEAFEDIARRPEVQERAREIRESLGNPKTVLLGVDRLDYTKGIRHRIKAFGELVEDGRIKVEDAALIQVASPSRERVDTYATLRDEIELSVGRINGDLGVIGHQPISYLHHGYPREEMVALYLAADIMLVTALRDGMNLVAKEYVAARFDSDGVLILSEFAGAADELKQAVIVNPHDIGALKDSIERAIEMPRRERSTRMRALRKRVRDNDVARWSRSFLEALDRHAPRNAQLDPSAVDPADRHREAQTDNMSIFDQDAQSARAAEDTREARDD